The following are encoded together in the bacterium genome:
- a CDS encoding biotin--[acetyl-CoA-carboxylase] ligase, which translates to MRIHRYGMVTSTNDIAIEMLRRGEPERTVVTALSQSSGRGRRGRSWIDKPGDCAMISVILTPGRPISEMGELTFVMSLGVADYLEMNHNLEPALKWPNDVLVGDRKIVGILVETVNGSGAVAGIGLNVNQVEMANEIKDTATSVAIETGHQSNIDEACERLAAKVLEVYDHYLSSGFDEILRRWRERMWGIGRMVEVSSEAGSIEGTIDGVKPSGALIVKCADGSLHAIHAADAIRVIRNT; encoded by the coding sequence ATGCGAATCCATCGCTACGGCATGGTGACTTCGACCAATGATATAGCAATCGAGATGCTGCGCCGGGGCGAACCTGAGAGGACGGTCGTTACTGCGCTATCGCAGAGCAGTGGACGCGGCAGGCGCGGCAGAAGCTGGATAGATAAGCCGGGCGATTGCGCGATGATAAGCGTAATACTGACACCGGGCAGGCCCATATCTGAAATGGGCGAGCTGACATTCGTAATGTCACTTGGTGTCGCGGACTATCTTGAGATGAATCACAATCTTGAACCGGCTCTCAAGTGGCCGAACGATGTGCTGGTGGGCGATAGAAAGATAGTAGGAATTCTCGTCGAGACAGTAAATGGCTCCGGTGCGGTAGCCGGGATAGGATTGAATGTAAATCAGGTCGAGATGGCAAATGAAATAAAGGATACGGCCACCTCCGTCGCTATCGAGACCGGGCATCAGTCGAATATAGACGAGGCATGCGAGCGTCTTGCTGCAAAAGTGCTTGAAGTGTACGACCATTATCTTTCAAGTGGGTTCGACGAAATCTTGAGACGGTGGCGAGAACGCATGTGGGGCATCGGTCGTATGGTCGAGGTTTCTTCAGAGGCTGGTTCGATCGAGGGGACCATAGATGGCGTGAAACCATCGGGCGCGCTTATCGTCAAATGTGCGGACGGCAGTCTGCATGCAATACATGCGGCGGATGCAATCAGGGTTATTAGAAACACGTAA
- the nadC gene encoding carboxylating nicotinate-nucleotide diphosphorylase — MIGLDPVYLESVVKSAIAEDVGSGDITTLLTIPNDMTARGVITAKESGIIAGQELAWVVFHEFFTQTMYEPLIRDGKHVKAGTVIGNVSGKARTILTGERVALNFLQRMSGIATLTAKYVDQVKHTKARIVDTRKTTPGLRRLEKYAVTCGGGYNHRFGLDDGILIKDNHIAAAGGITAAIEAAKDSAPHTLKIEVEVTNINGLEEAIKAGADIVMLDNMPLDQMRRAVTFTDGKVLLEASGGVSLKSVKEIAETGVDLISVGALTHSAPAMDINLEIVGDIV, encoded by the coding sequence ATGATCGGACTGGACCCTGTCTACCTGGAATCCGTGGTCAAAAGTGCAATAGCGGAAGACGTGGGCAGCGGCGACATTACCACGCTGCTCACCATTCCAAATGACATGACCGCTCGAGGCGTTATTACTGCCAAAGAGAGCGGAATTATTGCTGGTCAGGAGTTGGCATGGGTCGTCTTTCACGAGTTCTTTACTCAGACGATGTACGAGCCATTGATCCGTGACGGTAAGCATGTAAAGGCCGGGACCGTGATCGGCAATGTTTCCGGCAAGGCCAGGACAATCCTCACGGGCGAAAGGGTGGCTCTGAACTTTTTGCAGAGAATGTCAGGTATCGCTACTCTTACAGCAAAGTATGTCGACCAGGTCAAACACACCAAGGCGCGTATCGTCGACACACGCAAGACCACACCCGGCCTCAGGCGGCTCGAAAAATACGCGGTCACCTGCGGAGGCGGATATAATCACAGGTTCGGCTTGGACGACGGCATTCTCATCAAGGACAATCATATCGCTGCTGCAGGGGGTATCACGGCAGCAATAGAGGCAGCAAAAGACAGCGCTCCACATACTCTCAAGATCGAAGTCGAGGTTACCAATATCAACGGCCTTGAGGAAGCGATCAAAGCCGGGGCAGACATAGTCATGCTCGACAATATGCCTCTCGACCAGATGCGCAGAGCAGTCACATTTACCGACGGCAAGGTATTACTGGAGGCTTCCGGAGGAGTGAGCCTGAAGAGTGTCAAAGAAATTGCCGAGACAGGTGTGGATTTGATTTCAGTCGGCGCACTCACCCACTCCGCTCCTGCGATGGACATCAACCTGGAGATCGTTGGAGACATAGTGTGA
- the nadA gene encoding quinolinate synthase NadA, with product MSELIDKIQALKAERGAVILAHNYQLGEVQDIADFTGDSLELSRKAAQTDAAVIVFCGVHFMAETAKILSPDKTVLIPDLHAGCPMADMINANQLREFKKMHPGLPVVAYVNTSAEVKAESDICCTSANAVKIVESMAADTILFVPDKSLGAYVASKTNKQVITYSGFCPTHHRILSQDVMRAKHAHPDALVIAHPECTPDVIALADGVESTSGMIRFVSGSDAKEFIVCTERGILHRLKKDNPDKIFYNPSPLNICPNMKKITLEKVLWSLEDMKYEITLSADVIEKARAAIEGMIAI from the coding sequence ATGAGCGAACTAATAGACAAAATACAAGCACTCAAGGCCGAGCGCGGCGCGGTAATACTTGCGCACAACTATCAGCTCGGCGAGGTGCAGGACATAGCCGATTTTACGGGCGATTCACTCGAGCTTTCGCGCAAAGCCGCACAGACGGACGCGGCAGTGATTGTCTTTTGCGGTGTGCACTTTATGGCTGAGACCGCCAAAATACTCTCACCGGACAAAACCGTTCTGATCCCCGATCTGCATGCGGGCTGCCCGATGGCAGACATGATAAATGCCAATCAGCTCAGGGAGTTCAAGAAGATGCATCCCGGTCTGCCGGTGGTGGCATATGTCAATACAAGCGCAGAGGTCAAAGCCGAAAGCGATATCTGCTGCACATCAGCTAATGCAGTGAAGATAGTCGAGTCTATGGCTGCCGACACGATACTCTTCGTGCCGGACAAGTCCCTCGGGGCATATGTAGCGTCAAAGACAAACAAGCAGGTCATCACATACTCAGGATTTTGCCCCACGCATCACCGCATACTCTCGCAGGACGTGATGCGCGCTAAGCATGCTCATCCTGATGCGCTGGTGATCGCTCATCCCGAGTGCACACCGGATGTAATTGCGCTGGCGGACGGTGTCGAGAGCACATCAGGTATGATACGGTTTGTAAGCGGCAGCGATGCAAAGGAGTTTATAGTCTGCACCGAACGCGGCATACTCCATCGTCTCAAAAAGGATAACCCGGACAAGATTTTCTATAACCCAAGCCCGCTCAATATTTGTCCGAACATGAAGAAGATTACGCTTGAGAAGGTCCTCTGGAGCCTTGAGGACATGAAGTATGAGATCACATTGTCCGCTGATGTAATTGAAAAGGCGCGCGCTGCAATAGAGGGGATGATTGCCATATGA
- the radA gene encoding DNA repair protein RadA produces the protein MAKTHTKFVCQSCGYESPKWLGRCPDCDEWGSLVEEVVAPEAPVSKHATAFSGEFATPTPITDLTATGAQRISSGISEFDRVLGGGVVSGSLVLIGGDPGIGKSTILIQVANHLSTSNGKVLYVSGEESAEQIKLRSNRIGIASPMLYVVSETNIHGVEHYVDNVAPQYVIIDSIQTMFDPNLASAPGTVSQVRTCTAALARIAKNAGIPVFIVGHVTKEGSLAGPRVLEHMVDTVLYFEGDRHQSYRVLRAVKNRFGSTDELGIFEMREVGLVEVPNPSEALLAERPEHGSGSVVTSTMEGTRPILVEIQALVAPSYFPSPRRTCTGIDYNKLLMILAVLEKRVGLNLSGKDIYVNVAGGVRIIEPAADLAVALAVASSLSDCSINDSTIALGEIGLAGEVRAVGQAEKRLKEAARLGFDKCIMSGRSATKISKSIKIEPAGVLTVKTAIDSAFSG, from the coding sequence ATGGCTAAAACTCATACAAAGTTTGTCTGTCAATCATGCGGCTACGAATCACCCAAATGGCTGGGGCGCTGCCCGGACTGTGACGAATGGGGCAGCCTGGTCGAAGAAGTCGTTGCGCCTGAAGCACCCGTCAGTAAGCACGCCACAGCATTTTCCGGCGAATTCGCCACTCCTACACCAATTACAGACCTCACAGCGACCGGCGCTCAGCGAATATCCAGTGGCATATCGGAGTTCGACCGTGTGCTTGGCGGTGGCGTAGTTTCGGGTTCGCTGGTTCTCATTGGTGGCGACCCAGGTATAGGAAAATCCACAATACTTATACAGGTCGCTAATCATCTAAGCACAAGTAATGGCAAAGTGCTATACGTATCTGGTGAAGAGTCGGCTGAACAGATAAAGCTGCGCTCCAACAGGATCGGGATAGCTTCGCCGATGCTCTACGTGGTCTCGGAGACGAACATCCACGGCGTGGAGCACTATGTCGATAATGTTGCTCCTCAATACGTGATAATCGACTCCATACAGACCATGTTCGATCCAAACCTCGCATCCGCGCCTGGGACTGTGAGCCAGGTCAGAACTTGCACTGCTGCCCTTGCACGGATCGCAAAAAACGCCGGAATACCTGTTTTCATAGTAGGTCATGTCACCAAAGAAGGCTCATTGGCGGGTCCGAGGGTTCTGGAACACATGGTCGATACCGTGCTATACTTTGAGGGAGACCGGCATCAGAGCTACCGTGTGTTGCGCGCGGTCAAGAACAGATTCGGCTCGACGGATGAGCTCGGCATCTTCGAGATGCGTGAGGTCGGGCTGGTCGAGGTGCCCAATCCGTCTGAAGCGCTGCTCGCCGAGAGGCCGGAGCATGGGTCGGGATCGGTTGTGACTTCGACTATGGAAGGCACGCGGCCTATACTGGTCGAGATACAGGCATTGGTAGCGCCCAGCTATTTCCCCAGCCCGAGGCGCACATGCACCGGCATCGACTATAATAAACTCTTGATGATCCTTGCCGTGCTGGAAAAGCGTGTCGGACTTAACCTTTCGGGTAAGGATATTTACGTAAATGTGGCCGGTGGCGTGCGGATCATCGAGCCTGCAGCCGACCTGGCGGTCGCGCTGGCCGTAGCGTCGAGCCTGTCGGACTGCAGCATAAACGACAGCACTATCGCTCTCGGCGAGATAGGGCTTGCAGGTGAGGTGCGGGCAGTCGGCCAGGCCGAAAAACGACTTAAAGAGGCAGCGCGGCTGGGCTTCGACAAATGCATTATGTCAGGCCGCAGCGCAACCAAGATTTCAAAATCTATCAAGATCGAGCCTGCAGGGGTGCTGACAGTAAAGACAGCGATAGACAGCGCCTTTTCGGGATAA
- a CDS encoding DPP IV N-terminal domain-containing protein codes for MIVTIPVLLVISGVEALVVRRYTKGRKTPFGGLVIINAVTSIFGTFFMPQGTELWPGLPICYVLTILSEGLILFVFSNRMRLPRSIRQSFVISAKMNTASYALLTAILLAVIYLPQIGNENPNIRRAVSGKLVMHEYRNDFQILNISSSPPKLQDVVELGLRTSPLDSDEKRIKNFLLLADGQIIGLMPHKLLHLRYIDGSWQKDYVNLPDGLSDPVGMSHDGGLICCTFRGRQVIYDLESKKKLQDLDKYMDGIDRAAFSFDNRYAALAHRYEVSLGNNATQSAVKSILVDLETGSVTPLKDAWYFASCPVKAQVAWVIDNTIVVIDCSSRHKRTTRVPGSICSNCIAWSPDGCFIAYLGHPNPFTKDIWRPDARAVDVKTGKSTTFYRNIWTSGAPTRLFWME; via the coding sequence ATGATTGTCACTATACCGGTTTTGCTTGTGATCTCAGGCGTCGAAGCGCTGGTCGTGCGCAGATACACAAAAGGAAGAAAAACACCTTTTGGCGGCCTGGTTATTATAAATGCAGTCACAAGTATCTTCGGCACATTCTTTATGCCGCAGGGCACAGAGCTATGGCCCGGCCTGCCTATATGTTATGTCCTGACAATATTATCAGAAGGCTTAATCCTGTTTGTATTTTCCAATCGGATGAGACTGCCGAGGTCGATAAGACAGTCGTTCGTGATATCGGCAAAAATGAACACCGCAAGCTATGCGCTTTTAACGGCTATACTTCTGGCTGTGATTTATCTGCCCCAGATAGGCAATGAGAACCCAAACATCAGGAGAGCTGTCAGCGGAAAACTTGTTATGCATGAATATCGCAATGATTTCCAGATTCTTAACATCTCATCCAGCCCTCCAAAACTGCAGGATGTAGTTGAGCTTGGGCTGCGAACCAGCCCTCTTGATTCGGACGAGAAAAGAATCAAAAATTTTTTATTGCTGGCGGATGGACAAATAATCGGCCTGATGCCTCATAAGTTGCTGCATCTACGATATATTGACGGCAGTTGGCAGAAAGACTATGTGAACTTGCCGGATGGATTGTCCGATCCTGTTGGAATGTCGCATGATGGTGGGCTGATCTGCTGCACATTTCGCGGTCGCCAGGTCATATACGATCTCGAGTCGAAAAAGAAACTGCAGGACCTCGATAAGTATATGGATGGGATTGATCGGGCAGCTTTTTCATTCGACAATCGATATGCTGCCCTTGCGCATCGATATGAAGTCAGTCTCGGCAACAATGCAACACAATCCGCGGTCAAATCAATACTGGTAGACTTGGAAACAGGTTCTGTCACTCCGTTAAAGGACGCATGGTATTTTGCATCTTGCCCAGTCAAGGCACAGGTTGCATGGGTAATAGACAATACGATTGTCGTAATTGACTGTTCGAGCAGACACAAGAGAACAACTAGAGTGCCGGGTTCGATATGTTCCAATTGCATTGCATGGAGCCCCGACGGGTGCTTCATAGCTTATCTGGGACATCCGAACCCGTTTACTAAAGACATCTGGCGGCCGGACGCAAGAGCGGTTGATGTAAAAACCGGAAAATCCACTACGTTTTATCGTAATATCTGGACATCGGGCGCACCGACTAGACTTTTTTGGATGGAATGA
- a CDS encoding Nif3-like dinuclear metal center hexameric protein, giving the protein MPIIADIIEQLENWVPPELAEDGDPVGLHVGDKSREVKKICVTVDVSPHTIDRALGMNADLIVSHHPLIYKPLKSLTPDEITANRVIKLIKSDTALYAMHTNYDTAPGGVNDILADLLGVTGCKPLTNRRQDTFYKIVTFVPEEAVESVRNAMAEAGAGRIGQYTHCSFRVSGTGSFVPLPMADPYVGDIGKLAEVEEFRLEMICTESWLDAVVEAMIEKHPYDEVAYDLYQLANDPIIYGYGRVGTLEHEMSLKDFAEKVRTDLAVKWLKVEGDFSKPVRKVAVLGGSGSSHFKDALDAGADVFVTGDTKHHDILDANAYGLAIIDAGHFETERPGMIAITQRLKANYAGCGMEIHYIE; this is encoded by the coding sequence ATGCCGATCATAGCCGACATAATCGAACAACTGGAGAACTGGGTTCCACCGGAACTGGCCGAAGATGGCGACCCTGTCGGACTGCATGTTGGTGACAAGAGCCGTGAAGTAAAGAAAATCTGTGTCACGGTGGATGTTTCGCCTCACACAATAGACCGTGCGCTGGGGATGAATGCCGATCTGATCGTGTCGCACCACCCGTTGATATATAAGCCGCTCAAGTCGCTCACGCCGGATGAGATAACAGCAAATCGCGTAATCAAACTCATTAAGTCCGATACAGCGCTCTACGCAATGCATACGAACTATGACACAGCCCCAGGTGGGGTAAACGATATCCTGGCCGACCTGCTGGGCGTGACAGGCTGCAAGCCTCTCACAAACCGCAGGCAGGACACATTCTATAAAATCGTCACATTCGTCCCTGAAGAGGCCGTCGAAAGCGTCCGCAACGCCATGGCCGAGGCTGGCGCCGGCAGGATCGGCCAGTATACTCACTGCAGTTTCCGTGTGAGTGGGACAGGATCGTTTGTGCCGCTGCCTATGGCCGATCCATATGTGGGTGATATAGGCAAACTCGCGGAGGTTGAGGAATTCCGACTGGAGATGATCTGTACCGAATCATGGCTGGATGCAGTCGTCGAAGCTATGATCGAAAAACACCCTTACGATGAGGTCGCATATGACCTCTATCAACTTGCAAATGACCCGATCATATATGGCTATGGCCGCGTCGGCACTCTAGAACATGAAATGAGCCTGAAGGACTTCGCCGAGAAGGTACGCACCGACCTTGCAGTAAAATGGCTGAAGGTGGAGGGCGATTTCAGTAAGCCTGTGCGAAAAGTCGCAGTGCTCGGCGGCAGCGGGTCGTCGCACTTCAAAGATGCGCTCGATGCGGGAGCCGATGTGTTCGTAACCGGCGACACCAAACATCACGACATACTAGACGCGAATGCATATGGCCTTGCAATAATAGACGCAGGTCACTTCGAGACTGAGAGGCCCGGCATGATCGCTATCACTCAGAGGCTCAAGGCCAATTACGCCGGATGCGGGATGGAAATTCATTACATCGAATAG